In a single window of the Desulfovibrio sp. JC010 genome:
- a CDS encoding aminodeoxychorismate/anthranilate synthase component II yields the protein MFLLVDNFDSFTFNLVQAFQQLGADPLVLRNDREEILELAESGKLERVVLSPGPSNPENAGLSLEFLSRLPKEIPVLGVCLGHQTLGHFGGASVVRAGRIMHGKTSDIHHKNEGIFTGLDNPFNVCRYHSLVVNVDEAPDKLELTAWTDQDEVMGLRYKDRPWTGLQFHPESILTPDGPKLLKNFLDGNI from the coding sequence ATGTTTTTACTCGTAGATAATTTTGATTCTTTCACCTTCAATCTGGTGCAGGCTTTCCAGCAGCTCGGTGCTGATCCGCTGGTGCTGCGCAATGACCGTGAGGAAATCCTCGAGCTGGCCGAATCCGGCAAGCTGGAGCGGGTTGTTCTTTCCCCCGGACCGAGCAACCCGGAAAACGCAGGGCTGTCCCTTGAGTTCCTCTCCCGGCTGCCCAAGGAAATTCCGGTACTCGGCGTCTGTCTCGGTCACCAGACCCTCGGCCATTTCGGAGGGGCTTCTGTTGTTCGCGCCGGGCGGATCATGCATGGCAAGACTTCTGACATTCATCACAAGAATGAAGGCATTTTCACTGGACTGGATAATCCGTTCAACGTCTGCCGCTACCATTCACTGGTGGTCAACGTGGACGAAGCCCCGGACAAGCTGGAGCTGACCGCATGGACTGATCAGGATGAAGTCATGGGCTTGCGTTATAAAGACCGTCCGTGGACAGGCTTGCAGTTCCACCCGGAGTCTATTTTGACCCCGGATGGTCCGAAGCTGCTGAAGAACTTTTTGGATGGAAATATTTAA